The following proteins come from a genomic window of Pelmatolapia mariae isolate MD_Pm_ZW linkage group LG17, Pm_UMD_F_2, whole genome shotgun sequence:
- the mllt1a gene encoding protein ENL isoform X3, with protein MENQCTVQVKLELGHRAQLRKKVTSEGFTHDWMVFVRGPETGDIQHFVEKVVFRLHESFPKPKRVCKEPPYKVEESGYAGFLMPIEVYFKNKEEPKKVCFNYDLFLNLEGNPPVNHLRCEKLTFNNPTKEFRRKLIKAGGVLVVPEGAEAMSRPSPDYPMLPTIPLSAFSDPKKTKTSHVSKEPSKEGSGGSSKGPKPHKLTKEHRERPRKDSESKAASKGDNDRDGSSKPGRDPSSSSSSSSKKLSDIKVKDEVKVLPKAAFKEPKITLKDSKMEGMSPKGGGAGSGGGGGGGGGGGPPEPKAPGKRPSTVESPKPSAKKQKKASSEGPKGPTGGGGAFTGTSPRVSSSSAANQSYAEKKPPKEKGRWFPSKNDTQELKEAKKLQDSEESNSEDEASSKSEQSVPSSPSTQSSSSDSSSDSDFEPGQKQGQGPLRSMVEEIQSEESDDDDSTSEEETPIKTNPPNRDSRLSLDSESDSSDGSHRPSRDPAPPPQKHSSSNNKVSVRKSPDSSFRSEKVMKKGYDKAYTEELVDLHRRLMALRERNVLQQIVNLIEETGHFNVTNTTFDFDLFSLDESTVRKLQSYLEATT; from the exons ATGGAGAACCAG TGCACTGTGCAGGTAAAACTAGAGTTGGGCCACCGAGCTCAGCTAAGGAAGAAGGTGACATCAGAAGGCTTCACCCACGACTGGATGGTGTTTGTCCGAGGCCCAGAGACTGGTGACATCCAGCACTTTGTAGAGAAGGTTGTCTTCCGCCTGCACGAGAGCTTCCCCAAACCCAAGAGAG TATGCAAGGAGCCTCCGTACAAAGTGGAGGAGTCGGGCTACGCAGGCTTCCTCATGCCTATTGAGGTTTACTTCAAGAACAAG GAGGAGCCCAAAAAAGTGTGTTTCAACTACGACCTTTTCCTTAACTTGGAGGGCAACCCACCAGTCAACCACCTGCGCTGTGAGAAGCTCACCTTCAACAACCCCACCAAAGAATTCAGGAGAAAGCTGATCAAAGCTGGAGGG GTGTTGGTGGTCCCTGAGGGGGCGGAGGCCATGTCAAGGCCAAGCCCAGACTACCCCATGCTCCCCACCATCCCCCTCTCTGCCTTCTCAGACCCCAAGAAGACCAAGACCTCTCACGTGTCAAAG GAACCCAGCAAAGAAGGAAGTGGAGGCAGCAGCAAAGGACCCAAACCACACAAGTTAACCAAGGAGCACCGAGAGCGGCCACGCAAGGACTCTGAGAGCAAAGCCGCTTCAAAAGGAGACAACGATAGAGACGGAAGCAGCAAGCCTGGCCGCGATCCTTCCTCTTCCTCGTCCTCGTCTTCAAAAAAGTTGTCAGACATCAAAGTAAAAGATGAAGTAAAGGTCCTCCCCAAGGCGGCCTTCAAGGAGCCTAAAATCACACTGAAGGACTCAAAGATGGAGGGAATGTCTCCGAAAGGAGGGGGGGCCGGTAGCGGCGGAGGAGGCGGGGGAGGAGGTGGCGGAGGGCCGCCGGAGCCCAAAGCACCGGGGAAACGACCGTCCACGGTGGAGTCTCCCAAACCGAGCGCtaagaagcagaagaaggcCAGCTCCGAGGGGCCGAAGGGGCCCACCGGCGGGGGCGGGGCCTTCACAGGAACCTCCCCCCGTGTATCGTCCTCGTCCGCAGCAAACCAGTCGTACGCTGAGAAGAAGCCTCCGAAGGAGAAGGGTCGCTGGTTCCCAAGCAAAAACGACACGCAGGAACTGAAAGAGGCCAAGAAGCTACAAGACTCAGAAGAGTCGAATTCAGAGGACGAAGCATCGTCAAAATCAGAG CAGTCGGTTCCCTCCAGTCCTTCCACTCAAAGCTCCAGTTCAGATTCCAGTTCAGACTCTGACTTTGAGCCGGGACAGAAACAAGGACAAG GCCCCCTGCGATCCATGGTGGAGGAGATCCAGTCTGAAGAGTCAGATGATGATGACTCCACCTCAGAGGAAGAAACGCCCATCAAAACCAACCCGCCTAACCGCGACTCTCG ACTCAGCCTGGACAGCGAGAGTGACAGCAGCGACGGCTCCCACCGCCCCAGTCGAGACCCCGCCCCGCCCCCACAGAAACACAGCTCCTCCAATAACAAA GTGTCTGTCCGAAAAAGCCCAGATTCCTCGTTTCGCTCAGAGAAGGTGATGAAGAAGGGATACGACAAG GCCTACACAGAAGAACTGGTGGACCTCCACCGCAGACTGATGGCATTAAGGGAGCGTAACGTCCTGCAGCAG ATCGTCAACCTGATCGAGGAGACGGGCCATTTCAATGTGACCAACACCACCTTTGACTTTGACCTCTTTTCACTGGACGAGTCCACTGTCCGCAAACTACAGAGCTACCTGGAGGCGACCACGTGA
- the mllt1a gene encoding protein ENL isoform X1 yields the protein MENQCTVQVKLELGHRAQLRKKVTSEGFTHDWMVFVRGPETGDIQHFVEKVVFRLHESFPKPKRVCKEPPYKVEESGYAGFLMPIEVYFKNKEEPKKVCFNYDLFLNLEGNPPVNHLRCEKLTFNNPTKEFRRKLIKAGGVLVVPEGAEAMSRPSPDYPMLPTIPLSAFSDPKKTKTSHVSKEPSKEGSGGSSKGPKPHKLTKEHRERPRKDSESKAASKGDNDRDGSSKPGRDPSSSSSSSSKKLSDIKVKDEVKVLPKAAFKEPKITLKDSKMEGMSPKGGGAGSGGGGGGGGGGGPPEPKAPGKRPSTVESPKPSAKKQKKASSEGPKGPTGGGGAFTGTSPRVSSSSAANQSYAEKKPPKEKGRWFPSKNDTQELKEAKKLQDSEESNSEDEASSKSEQSVPSSPSTQSSSSDSSSDSDFEPGQKQGQGPLRSMVEEIQSEESDDDDSTSEEETPIKTNPPNRDSRLSLDSESDSSDGSHRPSRDPAPPPQKHSSSNNKVSVRKSPDSSFRSEKVMKKGYDKVGRAYTEELVDLHRRLMALRERNVLQQIVNLIEETGHFNVTNTTFDFDLFSLDESTVRKLQSYLEATT from the exons ATGGAGAACCAG TGCACTGTGCAGGTAAAACTAGAGTTGGGCCACCGAGCTCAGCTAAGGAAGAAGGTGACATCAGAAGGCTTCACCCACGACTGGATGGTGTTTGTCCGAGGCCCAGAGACTGGTGACATCCAGCACTTTGTAGAGAAGGTTGTCTTCCGCCTGCACGAGAGCTTCCCCAAACCCAAGAGAG TATGCAAGGAGCCTCCGTACAAAGTGGAGGAGTCGGGCTACGCAGGCTTCCTCATGCCTATTGAGGTTTACTTCAAGAACAAG GAGGAGCCCAAAAAAGTGTGTTTCAACTACGACCTTTTCCTTAACTTGGAGGGCAACCCACCAGTCAACCACCTGCGCTGTGAGAAGCTCACCTTCAACAACCCCACCAAAGAATTCAGGAGAAAGCTGATCAAAGCTGGAGGG GTGTTGGTGGTCCCTGAGGGGGCGGAGGCCATGTCAAGGCCAAGCCCAGACTACCCCATGCTCCCCACCATCCCCCTCTCTGCCTTCTCAGACCCCAAGAAGACCAAGACCTCTCACGTGTCAAAG GAACCCAGCAAAGAAGGAAGTGGAGGCAGCAGCAAAGGACCCAAACCACACAAGTTAACCAAGGAGCACCGAGAGCGGCCACGCAAGGACTCTGAGAGCAAAGCCGCTTCAAAAGGAGACAACGATAGAGACGGAAGCAGCAAGCCTGGCCGCGATCCTTCCTCTTCCTCGTCCTCGTCTTCAAAAAAGTTGTCAGACATCAAAGTAAAAGATGAAGTAAAGGTCCTCCCCAAGGCGGCCTTCAAGGAGCCTAAAATCACACTGAAGGACTCAAAGATGGAGGGAATGTCTCCGAAAGGAGGGGGGGCCGGTAGCGGCGGAGGAGGCGGGGGAGGAGGTGGCGGAGGGCCGCCGGAGCCCAAAGCACCGGGGAAACGACCGTCCACGGTGGAGTCTCCCAAACCGAGCGCtaagaagcagaagaaggcCAGCTCCGAGGGGCCGAAGGGGCCCACCGGCGGGGGCGGGGCCTTCACAGGAACCTCCCCCCGTGTATCGTCCTCGTCCGCAGCAAACCAGTCGTACGCTGAGAAGAAGCCTCCGAAGGAGAAGGGTCGCTGGTTCCCAAGCAAAAACGACACGCAGGAACTGAAAGAGGCCAAGAAGCTACAAGACTCAGAAGAGTCGAATTCAGAGGACGAAGCATCGTCAAAATCAGAG CAGTCGGTTCCCTCCAGTCCTTCCACTCAAAGCTCCAGTTCAGATTCCAGTTCAGACTCTGACTTTGAGCCGGGACAGAAACAAGGACAAG GCCCCCTGCGATCCATGGTGGAGGAGATCCAGTCTGAAGAGTCAGATGATGATGACTCCACCTCAGAGGAAGAAACGCCCATCAAAACCAACCCGCCTAACCGCGACTCTCG ACTCAGCCTGGACAGCGAGAGTGACAGCAGCGACGGCTCCCACCGCCCCAGTCGAGACCCCGCCCCGCCCCCACAGAAACACAGCTCCTCCAATAACAAA GTGTCTGTCCGAAAAAGCCCAGATTCCTCGTTTCGCTCAGAGAAGGTGATGAAGAAGGGATACGACAAGGTAGGAAGG GCCTACACAGAAGAACTGGTGGACCTCCACCGCAGACTGATGGCATTAAGGGAGCGTAACGTCCTGCAGCAG ATCGTCAACCTGATCGAGGAGACGGGCCATTTCAATGTGACCAACACCACCTTTGACTTTGACCTCTTTTCACTGGACGAGTCCACTGTCCGCAAACTACAGAGCTACCTGGAGGCGACCACGTGA
- the mllt1a gene encoding protein ENL isoform X2, whose amino-acid sequence MENQCTVQVKLELGHRAQLRKKVTSEGFTHDWMVFVRGPETGDIQHFVEKVVFRLHESFPKPKRVCKEPPYKVEESGYAGFLMPIEVYFKNKEEPKKVCFNYDLFLNLEGNPPVNHLRCEKLTFNNPTKEFRRKLIKAGGVLVVPEGAEAMSRPSPDYPMLPTIPLSAFSDPKKTKTSHVSKEPSKEGSGGSSKGPKPHKLTKEHRERPRKDSESKAASKGDNDRDGSSKPGRDPSSSSSSSSKKLSDIKVKDEVKVLPKAAFKEPKITLKDSKMEGMSPKGGGAGSGGGGGGGGGGGPPEPKAPGKRPSTVESPKPSAKKQKKASSEGPKGPTGGGGAFTGTSPRVSSSSAANQSYAEKKPPKEKGRWFPSKNDTQELKEAKKLQDSEESNSEDEASSKSESVPSSPSTQSSSSDSSSDSDFEPGQKQGQGPLRSMVEEIQSEESDDDDSTSEEETPIKTNPPNRDSRLSLDSESDSSDGSHRPSRDPAPPPQKHSSSNNKVSVRKSPDSSFRSEKVMKKGYDKVGRAYTEELVDLHRRLMALRERNVLQQIVNLIEETGHFNVTNTTFDFDLFSLDESTVRKLQSYLEATT is encoded by the exons ATGGAGAACCAG TGCACTGTGCAGGTAAAACTAGAGTTGGGCCACCGAGCTCAGCTAAGGAAGAAGGTGACATCAGAAGGCTTCACCCACGACTGGATGGTGTTTGTCCGAGGCCCAGAGACTGGTGACATCCAGCACTTTGTAGAGAAGGTTGTCTTCCGCCTGCACGAGAGCTTCCCCAAACCCAAGAGAG TATGCAAGGAGCCTCCGTACAAAGTGGAGGAGTCGGGCTACGCAGGCTTCCTCATGCCTATTGAGGTTTACTTCAAGAACAAG GAGGAGCCCAAAAAAGTGTGTTTCAACTACGACCTTTTCCTTAACTTGGAGGGCAACCCACCAGTCAACCACCTGCGCTGTGAGAAGCTCACCTTCAACAACCCCACCAAAGAATTCAGGAGAAAGCTGATCAAAGCTGGAGGG GTGTTGGTGGTCCCTGAGGGGGCGGAGGCCATGTCAAGGCCAAGCCCAGACTACCCCATGCTCCCCACCATCCCCCTCTCTGCCTTCTCAGACCCCAAGAAGACCAAGACCTCTCACGTGTCAAAG GAACCCAGCAAAGAAGGAAGTGGAGGCAGCAGCAAAGGACCCAAACCACACAAGTTAACCAAGGAGCACCGAGAGCGGCCACGCAAGGACTCTGAGAGCAAAGCCGCTTCAAAAGGAGACAACGATAGAGACGGAAGCAGCAAGCCTGGCCGCGATCCTTCCTCTTCCTCGTCCTCGTCTTCAAAAAAGTTGTCAGACATCAAAGTAAAAGATGAAGTAAAGGTCCTCCCCAAGGCGGCCTTCAAGGAGCCTAAAATCACACTGAAGGACTCAAAGATGGAGGGAATGTCTCCGAAAGGAGGGGGGGCCGGTAGCGGCGGAGGAGGCGGGGGAGGAGGTGGCGGAGGGCCGCCGGAGCCCAAAGCACCGGGGAAACGACCGTCCACGGTGGAGTCTCCCAAACCGAGCGCtaagaagcagaagaaggcCAGCTCCGAGGGGCCGAAGGGGCCCACCGGCGGGGGCGGGGCCTTCACAGGAACCTCCCCCCGTGTATCGTCCTCGTCCGCAGCAAACCAGTCGTACGCTGAGAAGAAGCCTCCGAAGGAGAAGGGTCGCTGGTTCCCAAGCAAAAACGACACGCAGGAACTGAAAGAGGCCAAGAAGCTACAAGACTCAGAAGAGTCGAATTCAGAGGACGAAGCATCGTCAAAATCAGAG TCGGTTCCCTCCAGTCCTTCCACTCAAAGCTCCAGTTCAGATTCCAGTTCAGACTCTGACTTTGAGCCGGGACAGAAACAAGGACAAG GCCCCCTGCGATCCATGGTGGAGGAGATCCAGTCTGAAGAGTCAGATGATGATGACTCCACCTCAGAGGAAGAAACGCCCATCAAAACCAACCCGCCTAACCGCGACTCTCG ACTCAGCCTGGACAGCGAGAGTGACAGCAGCGACGGCTCCCACCGCCCCAGTCGAGACCCCGCCCCGCCCCCACAGAAACACAGCTCCTCCAATAACAAA GTGTCTGTCCGAAAAAGCCCAGATTCCTCGTTTCGCTCAGAGAAGGTGATGAAGAAGGGATACGACAAGGTAGGAAGG GCCTACACAGAAGAACTGGTGGACCTCCACCGCAGACTGATGGCATTAAGGGAGCGTAACGTCCTGCAGCAG ATCGTCAACCTGATCGAGGAGACGGGCCATTTCAATGTGACCAACACCACCTTTGACTTTGACCTCTTTTCACTGGACGAGTCCACTGTCCGCAAACTACAGAGCTACCTGGAGGCGACCACGTGA
- the mllt1a gene encoding protein ENL isoform X4 gives MENQCTVQVKLELGHRAQLRKKVTSEGFTHDWMVFVRGPETGDIQHFVEKVVFRLHESFPKPKRVCKEPPYKVEESGYAGFLMPIEVYFKNKEEPKKVCFNYDLFLNLEGNPPVNHLRCEKLTFNNPTKEFRRKLIKAGGVLVVPEGAEAMSRPSPDYPMLPTIPLSAFSDPKKTKTSHVSKEPSKEGSGGSSKGPKPHKLTKEHRERPRKDSESKAASKGDNDRDGSSKPGRDPSSSSSSSSKKLSDIKVKDEVKVLPKAAFKEPKITLKDSKMEGMSPKGGGAGSGGGGGGGGGGGPPEPKAPGKRPSTVESPKPSAKKQKKASSEGPKGPTGGGGAFTGTSPRVSSSSAANQSYAEKKPPKEKGRWFPSKNDTQELKEAKKLQDSEESNSEDEASSKSESVPSSPSTQSSSSDSSSDSDFEPGQKQGQGPLRSMVEEIQSEESDDDDSTSEEETPIKTNPPNRDSRLSLDSESDSSDGSHRPSRDPAPPPQKHSSSNNKVSVRKSPDSSFRSEKVMKKGYDKAYTEELVDLHRRLMALRERNVLQQIVNLIEETGHFNVTNTTFDFDLFSLDESTVRKLQSYLEATT, from the exons ATGGAGAACCAG TGCACTGTGCAGGTAAAACTAGAGTTGGGCCACCGAGCTCAGCTAAGGAAGAAGGTGACATCAGAAGGCTTCACCCACGACTGGATGGTGTTTGTCCGAGGCCCAGAGACTGGTGACATCCAGCACTTTGTAGAGAAGGTTGTCTTCCGCCTGCACGAGAGCTTCCCCAAACCCAAGAGAG TATGCAAGGAGCCTCCGTACAAAGTGGAGGAGTCGGGCTACGCAGGCTTCCTCATGCCTATTGAGGTTTACTTCAAGAACAAG GAGGAGCCCAAAAAAGTGTGTTTCAACTACGACCTTTTCCTTAACTTGGAGGGCAACCCACCAGTCAACCACCTGCGCTGTGAGAAGCTCACCTTCAACAACCCCACCAAAGAATTCAGGAGAAAGCTGATCAAAGCTGGAGGG GTGTTGGTGGTCCCTGAGGGGGCGGAGGCCATGTCAAGGCCAAGCCCAGACTACCCCATGCTCCCCACCATCCCCCTCTCTGCCTTCTCAGACCCCAAGAAGACCAAGACCTCTCACGTGTCAAAG GAACCCAGCAAAGAAGGAAGTGGAGGCAGCAGCAAAGGACCCAAACCACACAAGTTAACCAAGGAGCACCGAGAGCGGCCACGCAAGGACTCTGAGAGCAAAGCCGCTTCAAAAGGAGACAACGATAGAGACGGAAGCAGCAAGCCTGGCCGCGATCCTTCCTCTTCCTCGTCCTCGTCTTCAAAAAAGTTGTCAGACATCAAAGTAAAAGATGAAGTAAAGGTCCTCCCCAAGGCGGCCTTCAAGGAGCCTAAAATCACACTGAAGGACTCAAAGATGGAGGGAATGTCTCCGAAAGGAGGGGGGGCCGGTAGCGGCGGAGGAGGCGGGGGAGGAGGTGGCGGAGGGCCGCCGGAGCCCAAAGCACCGGGGAAACGACCGTCCACGGTGGAGTCTCCCAAACCGAGCGCtaagaagcagaagaaggcCAGCTCCGAGGGGCCGAAGGGGCCCACCGGCGGGGGCGGGGCCTTCACAGGAACCTCCCCCCGTGTATCGTCCTCGTCCGCAGCAAACCAGTCGTACGCTGAGAAGAAGCCTCCGAAGGAGAAGGGTCGCTGGTTCCCAAGCAAAAACGACACGCAGGAACTGAAAGAGGCCAAGAAGCTACAAGACTCAGAAGAGTCGAATTCAGAGGACGAAGCATCGTCAAAATCAGAG TCGGTTCCCTCCAGTCCTTCCACTCAAAGCTCCAGTTCAGATTCCAGTTCAGACTCTGACTTTGAGCCGGGACAGAAACAAGGACAAG GCCCCCTGCGATCCATGGTGGAGGAGATCCAGTCTGAAGAGTCAGATGATGATGACTCCACCTCAGAGGAAGAAACGCCCATCAAAACCAACCCGCCTAACCGCGACTCTCG ACTCAGCCTGGACAGCGAGAGTGACAGCAGCGACGGCTCCCACCGCCCCAGTCGAGACCCCGCCCCGCCCCCACAGAAACACAGCTCCTCCAATAACAAA GTGTCTGTCCGAAAAAGCCCAGATTCCTCGTTTCGCTCAGAGAAGGTGATGAAGAAGGGATACGACAAG GCCTACACAGAAGAACTGGTGGACCTCCACCGCAGACTGATGGCATTAAGGGAGCGTAACGTCCTGCAGCAG ATCGTCAACCTGATCGAGGAGACGGGCCATTTCAATGTGACCAACACCACCTTTGACTTTGACCTCTTTTCACTGGACGAGTCCACTGTCCGCAAACTACAGAGCTACCTGGAGGCGACCACGTGA